A genomic stretch from Thunnus maccoyii chromosome 19, fThuMac1.1, whole genome shotgun sequence includes:
- the LOC121885945 gene encoding protein SET-like, producing the protein MSASSAKVSRKENSNHDGADETSEKEQQEAIEHIDEVQNEIDRLNEQASEEILKVEQKYNKLRQPFFQKRSELIAKIPNFWVTTFVNHPQVSALLGEEDEEALHYLSRVEVTEFEDIKSGYRIDFYFDENPYFENKALSKEFNVNESGDPVSKSTEIKWKAGKDLTKRTGQTPNKAGKKRQHEEPESFFTWFTDHSDAGADELGEVIKDDIWPNPLQYYLVPDMEDEEGDGDDDDDEEEGLEDIDEGEEEEGEDEDEDGDGEDGEDDGEDD; encoded by the exons ATGTCGGCTTCATCGGCGAAAGTCAGCAGAAAGGAGAATTCAAATCACGACGGAGCGGACGAGACCTCCG aaAAAGAGCAACAGGAAGCAATTGAACACATTGATGAAGTACAGAATGAAATTGACAG ACTGAATGAACAGGCAAGTGAAGAAATTTTAAAAGTAGAGCAGAAGTACAACAAATTACGCCAGCCATTCTTTCAGAAGCGATCAGAACTCATAGCCAAAATCCCCAACTTCTGGGTCACAACATTCGTCAACCATCCACAAG TTTCAGCTCTTCTGGGGGAGGAAGACGAGGAAGCACTTCATTACTTGTCGAGGGTGGAGGTCACCGAGTTCGAGGATATCAAGTCAGGATATAGAATAGATTTT tattttgatgAGAATCCGTACTTTGAGAACAAAGCCCTCTCCAAAGAGTTTAATGTAAATGAGAGCGGAGATCCTGTTTCCAAATCGACTGAAATCAAATGGAAAGCTGGAAAG GACCTGACAAAGCGCACAGGCCAGACGCCAAACAAAGCCGGGAAGAAAAGGCAGCATGAGGAGCCAGAGAGCTTCTTCACCTGGTTTACTGACCACTCGGATGCAGGAGCTGACGAGCTGGGAGAAGTGATCAAGGACGACATCTGGCCCAACCCGCTGCAGTACTACCTG GTCCCCGACATGGAGGACGAGGAAGGTGACGGCGATGACGACGACGATGAAGAGGAGGGTCTGGAAGATATTGACgagggggaggaagaagaaggtgaagatgaagatgaggatggtGATGGAGAAGATGGAGAG gaTGATGGTGAGGACGATTAA